CGATCCAGAAGTGCTGCACGAAGCCGGCCAGCCCGGATGCCGGCGCGATGCGCGCGTGATGGAACTCGCCGCCCGGCGCCGGCGCATGCCGCAGGATGCCGCGCGCCTTGCCCACTTCCCGTCCGATCGGCGGCCCCGGCGGCGGCCCAGCCGGTGGACTAGCGGCCGCTGTCGCGTTTTTCCAATCCTTCGTCATGGCAGTCGTGCAATCCTACTTGCTCATCGTTACGTTGCGACCACACCATGAAACCAACTGCTTTCCTGTCCGGCCTGGTGCTCTGGGCCGCGCTTGTGACACCCTTTCTTGCATCCACCACAGATCAGAGCGAGCGTCCTGTCATGCAAGCGAATGGAACCTTCGACGTCAAGATCACGCCGCAGCAAGCCGACAACCCCGACGCCCAGGCGGCCAACGTCAGCCGCCTGTCGCTGAACAAGCAGTATCACGGAATCCTGGAGGCGGCCGGCCATGGCGAAATGCTGGCCTTCGGCGACGGCACCCAATCGGGCGCCTACGTGGCGGTTGAGAAGGTAAGCGGTACCTTGCAGGGGCGCGAGGGCAGCTTCGCGCTCGTGCATAGGGCCGTGATGAGAAGCGGCGTGCCCGAGGGGTGGTCGGTGACAGTGATCCCGGATTCTGGGACGGGCGAGCTGGCGGGTCTCGAGGGCTCGATGACCATCATCCTTGCCGACGGGAAGCACTCCTACGAGTTCAGCTACACGCTGCCCTGAACGCGCCCGTCACCCCCGCGCGCCGGAGCCTTCTGGCTATTTGACAATAGAACCCTTGAGAACCCGAAACTTGACGCATTTGGGTCAAGTTTCGGGGCTCACAAGTGAGCGTCGTGGGGCGCGCCCGAAGGCCGCGGCCCGCTAGAACTGCACGTCGTGTTCCGTCCTCGCCGTTGCTATTGACGGCGCCCCGCGGGGCGGCGCGGCCGGCCGCCGCGCTCGCCCCAGGGCTCGTGCTTCGATGCGCCCTCTCTCGAGGTGGGCTTACTCGATCTTCGTCGCGGTCGTCGCGCCGCCAGCGTTTGCAAACCGCCCGCTCGTGGACTGATAGCGCGACACCTCGACGATGAGGGGCATGGCTATCGAGCCCCCCAGGCTTTCCACGAGCACGCTGAACCGCTGGCCATCCGACGCCGGGAACTCCGCGCCCATGAGAAACGTTGCCCGGGCGTTGGCGGCCACCGTGTAATCCTTCTGCTCGTTGGTGCCGTCGTCATAAACGATCGTCAGCCTTACCTGCGCTGGGTCGTCGCCCGTGTTGGAAACCAGGACGAAGGCATCCTCCGCAGCCGGACCGCCCGACCAGGCTTCGCCAACACCCCAGACGGTCCCGGTCTCGGTCGAGCCGAGCGCGACGTGCGACTCGTACCACGAGAGGGAGTTCGGGCCCCACCACATCGCGCGCTCGGCGACGATGGGCACATCGGAGATGACGGTCATGGCCACCGCCGTGTCGACCAGCGCCGCATCGTCCGCTTCGACGAGGATCGTCCGCCGCGCGTTGGCCGGTACGATGTGGGTCTTCGTCATCGTCTGCCCGCTGGGCAACTGGTAGACGACCTGCACGTTCGCGACCGCCCCGGCATCGGAATTCGCCAGCAGCAGGAAGCAGTCGAAGAACGCGGTGGCGCACTCCGCGAAGTACCACCTCTGGTTGAGCGCATGGGCCCCGCGACTGGCGGCCCCCGCGCGCCACGCGCCTCCGGCACCGGTCAGGTACATCGCCCGC
The genomic region above belongs to Luteitalea sp. and contains:
- a CDS encoding DUF3224 family protein; its protein translation is MQANGTFDVKITPQQADNPDAQAANVSRLSLNKQYHGILEAAGHGEMLAFGDGTQSGAYVAVEKVSGTLQGREGSFALVHRAVMRSGVPEGWSVTVIPDSGTGELAGLEGSMTIILADGKHSYEFSYTLP